The Penicillium oxalicum strain HP7-1 chromosome VI, whole genome shotgun sequence genome window below encodes:
- a CDS encoding Homocitrate synthase has product MCPGVDNEPNGQANGANGANGANGGMLHSSHASAQALFENLQLTPALEHPGFTGIETRQNPHPSASRNPYGHNVGVTDYLSNVSRFKIIESTLREGEQFANAFFDTEKKIEIARALDDFGVDYIELTSPCASEQSRADCEAICKLGLKAKILTHIRCHMDDARVAVETGVDGVDVVIGTSSYLREHSHGKDMTYIKNTAIEVIEFVKSKGIEIRFSSEDSFRSDLVDLLSIYSAVDKVGVQRVGIADTVGCASPRQVYELVRVLRGVVGCDIETHFHNDTGCAIANAYCALEAGATHIDTSVLGIGERNGITPLGGLMARMMVADPEYVKSKYKLEKIKDIEDLVAEAVQVNIPFNNYITGFCAFTHKAGIHAKAILNNPSTYEIINPADFGMTRYVHFASRLTGWNAIKSRCQQLKINLTDDQCKECTAKIKALADIRPIAVDDADSIIRAYARNLKLGEDKPLMDLTAEEQAQFKAKEKEIALEAQENGVPV; this is encoded by the exons ATGTGTCCCGGCGTGGATAACGAGCCCAACGGGCAAGCGAACGGTGCTAACGGTGCTAACGGTGCCAATGGTGGTATGCTTCACTCTTCACACGCATCTGCTCAGGCTCTTTTTGAGAACCTTCAACTCACACCTGCTCTAGAGCACCCCGGCTTCACGGGCATTGAGACCCGCCAGAACCCCCACCCCTCCGCTTCTCGCAACCCGTACGGCCACAACGTCGGTGTGACCGACTACCTCAGCAATGTCTCCCGCTTCAAGATCATTGAGAGCACTCTCCGTGAGGGTGAGCAATTTGCCAACGCCTTCTTCGACActgagaagaagattgagatcGCCCGGGCCTTGGATGACTTTGGTGTTGACTAC ATTGAGCTCACGAGTCCCTGCGCTTCTGAGCAGTCTCGTGCTGATTGCGAGGCTATTTGCAAGCTCGGCCTGAAGGCCAAG ATCCTGACACACATTCGCTGCCACATGGATGATGCCCGTGTTGCTGTTGAGACTGGTGTTGATGGAGT CGACGTCGTCATCGGTACTTCTTCCTACCTTCGTGAGCACTCTCACGGCAAGGACATGACCTACATCAAGAACACCGCCATTGAGGTCATCGAGTTTGTCAAGTCCAAGGGCATCGAGATCCGCTTCTCTAGCGAAGACTCCTTCCGCTCCGATCTCGTTGACTTGCTCTCCATTTACTCCGCCGTCGACAAGGTCGGCGTGCAGCGGGTGGGTATTGCCGACACCGTGGGCTGTGCCTCACCCCGTCAGGTCTACGAGCTTGTTCGTGTCCTGCGTGGTGTTGTCGGCTGTGACATTGAGACTCACTTCCACAACGACACCGGATGCGCCATTGCCAACGCCTACTGTGCCCTCGAGGCCGGTGCGACCCACATCGATACCTCCGTGCTCGGTATCGGTGAGCGTAACGGTATCACCCCTCTTGGTGGCTTGATGGCCCGTATGATGGTTGCCGATCCCGAATACGTCAAGAGCAAGTACAagctcgagaagatcaaggacatTGAGGACCTCGTTGCCGAGGCCGTCCAGGTCAACATTCCCTTCAACAACTACATCACCGGTTTCTGTGCCTTCACCCACAAGGCCGGTATCCACGCCAAGGCCATCCTCAACAACCCCAGCACTTACGAGATCATCAACCCTGCCGACTTCGGCATGACCCGTTACGTCCACTTCGCCTCCCGCCTGACCGGCTGGAATGCCATCAAGTCTCGTTGCCAACAGCTCAAGATCAACCTGACTGACGATCAGTGCAAGGAGTGCActgccaagatcaaggctTTGGCCGACATTCGTCCCATCGCTGTCGATGATGCCGACTCGATCATCCGCGCCTATGCCCGTAACCTCAAGCTGGGTGAGGATAAGCCCTTGATGGACCTGACTGCTGAGGAGCAGGCCCaattcaaggccaaggagaaggagattgctcTTGAGGCCCAAGAGAATGGCGTTCCCGTTTAG
- a CDS encoding putative peptidyl-tRNA hydrolase 2, translated as MAAPLDRASPTTAAYVIATAIVAGVTGYFIGQGASLGLFKEKQGWPNGYDVKVHRDSSDEEFEEEDSADEESDEEDEGTGEELASFKDNQEEVKLVLVVRTDLGMTKGKIAAQASHATLACYKYFITHQPDSPILRRWEQGGQAKIALQIKSEEDLLLLQAQAMSLGLCARVIQDAGRTQIASGSRTVLGVLGPKSVVDGVTGHLKLL; from the exons ATGGCAGCTCCTCTTGATCGCGCATCCCCGACGACGGCGGCCTATGTGATCGCCACTGCTATTGTTGCCGGCGTCACGGGCTACTTCATCGGCCAAGGCGCCTCGCTAGGCCTCTTCAAAGAGAAACAAGGCTGGCCCAACGGGTACGACGTCAAGGTTCACAGGGACTCATCCGACGAGGAattcgaggaggaagactctgcggatgaggagagcgacgaggaggacgaaggTACAGGAGAGGAATTGGCCTCGTTCAAGGACAATCAAGAGGAGGTGAAGCTTGTGCTTGTCGTGCGGACAGATCTTGGAATGACGAAGG GGAAAATCGCCGCGCAAGCCTCGCATGCTACCCTCGCCTGCTACAAATATTTCATTACTCACCAGCCTGATTCTCCGATCTTGCGTCGCTGGGAACAAGGGGGTCAGGCCAAGATCGCTCTTCAGATCAAGTCGGAGGAGGATTTACTGCTCCTTCAGGCTCAGGCCATGAGCCTTGGACTTTGCGCGCGAGTCATCCAGGACGCGGGCCGAACACAGATTGCAAGTGGCAGTCGCACTGTGCTGGGCGTCTTGGGTCCGAAGAGCGTGGTTGATGGAGTGACTGGGCATTTGAAACTTTTGTAA
- a CDS encoding Aspartate aminotransferase, whose product MLSTLRVASRSAAARDANMRTVVIGARHASAWSNVPQGPPDAILGITEAFKADSFKEKINLGVGAYRDDKGKPYVLPSVREAEDKVVASRFDKEYAGITGVPSFTKAAAELAYGKDSSALTEDRLVITQTISGTGALRIGGAFLQRFYPHAKKIYLPNPSWANHNAVFKDSGLEVEKYRYYNKDTIGLDFDGMIADIKAAPNNSIVLLHACAHNPTGVDPTQEQWRQISDIVKEKGHFAFFDMAYQGFASGNADQDAFAPRHFVKEGHNIALCQSFAKNMGLYGERVGAFSLVCENTEEKKRVESQIKILIRPFYSNPPIHGARVASTIMNDPKLNEQWLGEVKGMADRIIEMRSLLRKHLEELGSKHDWSHITSQIGMFAYTGLKPEQMEVLAKEHSVYATKDGRISVAGITTGNVKRLAESIFKVTG is encoded by the exons ATGCTCTCCACTCTGCGTGTCGCCAGCCGTTCGGCTGCTGCCCGTGATGCGAACATGCGCACCGTGGTCATCGGTGCCAGACACGCCTCGGCCTGGTCCAACGTGCCCCAGGGTCCTCCT GATGCCATTCTCGGTATCACCGAGGCCTTCAAGGCCGACTccttcaaggagaagattAACCTCGGTGTCGGTGCTTACC GTGATGACAAGGGCAAGCCTTACGTTCTGCCCTCCGTCCGTGAGGCCGAGGACAAGGTGGTCGCCTCACGCTTCGACAAGGAATATGCCGGTATCACCGGTGTTCCTTCTTTCACCAAGGCGGCTGCTGAGCTGGCCTACGGCAAGGACTCTTCCGCTCTGACCGAGGACCGCTTGGTGATCACCCAGACCATCTCCGGCACCGGTGCTCTCCGCATCGGTGGTGCGTTCCTCCAGCGCTTCTATCCCCACGCCAAGAAGATCTATCTCCCCAACCCTAGCTGGGCCAACCACAATGCCGTCTTCAAGGACTCAGGCCTCGAAGTTGAGAAGTACCGCTACTACAACAAGGACACCATCGGCCTGGACTTTGACGGAATGATCGCCGACATCAAGGCCGCCCCCAACAACAGCATCGTCTTGCTGCACGCCTGCGCGCACAACCCTACCGGTGTTGACCCCACACAGGAGCAGTGGCGCCAGATCAGCGACATcgtcaaggagaagggccACTTTGCCTTCTTCGACATGGCCTACCAGGGCTTCGCCAGCGGTAACGCCGACCAGGATGCTTTTGCTCCTCGTCACTTTGTCAAGGAGGGTCACAACATTGCTCTGTGCCAGAGTTTCGCCAAGAACATG GGTCTTTACGGTGAGCGTGTTGGTGCCTTCTCGCTGGTCTGCGAGAACactgaggagaagaagcgtgTCGAATCCCAGATCAAGATTCTGATCCGCCCCTTCTACTCCAACCCTCCCATTCACGGTGCCCGTGTCGCGTCCACCATCATGAACGACCCCAAGCTCAATGAGCAGTGGCTCGGTGAGGTCAAGGGCATGGCCGACCGCATTATCGAGATGCGCTCTCTGCTCCGCAAGCACCTGGAGGAGCTCGGCAGCAAGCACGACTGGTCTCACATCACCAGCCAGATCGGCATGTTTGCCTACACTGGTCTGAAGCCCGAGCAGATGGAGGTTCTCGCCAAGGAG CACTCCGTCTACGCTACCAAGGATGGCCGTATCTCCGTCGCCGGTATCACCACCGGCAACGTCAAGCGCCTGGCCGagtccatcttcaaggtTACTGGTTAA